One Mycolicibacterium fortuitum subsp. fortuitum genomic window carries:
- a CDS encoding ABC transporter substrate-binding protein: MIADLTEPFERSHGAPPSQFAVDGYTAVTLIAAALGAAGDDAPQAVQQAMESLICLTPEGEYHFTPTDHSGLRTHDVAVAVIRDGRFRLTPWSYAELRRHLK, encoded by the coding sequence GTGATCGCCGACCTGACCGAACCGTTCGAGCGCAGTCACGGTGCGCCACCGTCACAATTCGCGGTGGATGGGTACACCGCCGTCACACTGATCGCGGCAGCCCTCGGCGCGGCAGGCGACGACGCTCCTCAAGCCGTCCAGCAGGCGATGGAATCCCTGATCTGCCTCACCCCGGAGGGTGAATATCACTTCACGCCCACCGATCATTCCGGACTCAGAACCCACGACGTGGCCGTCGCCGTCATCCGAGACGGCCGGTTTCGTCTGACCCCATGGTCCTACGCGGAACTGCGCCGACACCTGAAGTAA
- a CDS encoding TetR/AcrR family transcriptional regulator — translation MEREKAVLAATAELLAEGGYQALTMDAVAARAGASKATIYRRWPNKAQLVRATLDAADATRNAAVPDTGQLRSDLFAVMDAVAADVAAPLTRVTAELAALMRHDAQLAEAIREHLAKEELSPFHDALQRAIDRGDITADSDAELIHDVAEAMILRQMHLDLPVDAAFSTRLVDEVLLVLLGRAGR, via the coding sequence ATGGAACGTGAAAAGGCGGTGTTGGCCGCGACGGCCGAACTGCTGGCGGAGGGGGGATACCAGGCGCTGACGATGGACGCCGTCGCCGCCCGGGCAGGCGCCAGCAAGGCCACCATCTACCGCCGGTGGCCGAACAAGGCCCAGCTGGTGCGCGCCACGCTGGACGCGGCGGATGCCACCCGCAATGCCGCCGTGCCGGACACCGGGCAGCTGCGCAGCGACCTGTTCGCCGTCATGGACGCGGTCGCCGCGGACGTGGCCGCCCCGCTGACGCGGGTGACCGCGGAGCTCGCGGCACTGATGCGGCACGACGCACAACTGGCCGAGGCCATCCGCGAGCACCTGGCCAAAGAAGAGCTCTCGCCGTTCCACGATGCGCTGCAACGGGCCATCGACCGGGGAGACATCACCGCCGACTCCGACGCCGAGCTCATTCACGATGTTGCCGAGGCGATGATCCTGCGCCAGATGCATCTGGACCTGCCGGTCGACGCGGCGTTCAGTACCCGGTTGGTCGACGAGGTGCTGCTGGTGCTGCTCGGACGTGCCGGTCGATGA
- a CDS encoding Zn-ribbon domain-containing OB-fold protein, with product MPAASSQPAIDGWFATDDAGATHLIGGKCTQCATYVFPPRENNCPNPACDSDTLDLVPLSRRGKVWSYTENRYLPPSPYPKTDPFEPFAIAAVELAEEGLIVLGKVVEGTLAADLKVGMEMELTTMTLYTDDEGIERTTHAWRVADARSKEGTA from the coding sequence GTGCCAGCAGCATCTTCGCAACCCGCGATCGACGGGTGGTTCGCCACCGACGACGCCGGTGCCACCCACCTGATCGGCGGTAAGTGCACCCAGTGCGCCACCTACGTGTTCCCGCCGCGCGAGAACAACTGCCCCAACCCGGCCTGCGACAGCGACACCCTTGACCTGGTTCCGCTGTCCCGCCGCGGGAAGGTGTGGAGCTACACCGAGAACCGGTACCTCCCGCCGTCGCCGTACCCCAAGACCGACCCGTTCGAACCGTTCGCGATCGCCGCGGTGGAACTGGCCGAGGAGGGCCTGATCGTGCTCGGCAAGGTCGTCGAAGGCACCCTCGCCGCCGACCTCAAGGTCGGCATGGAGATGGAGCTGACCACCATGACGCTCTACACCGACGACGAGGGCATCGAGCGCACCACCCACGCCTGGAGGGTTGCGGACGCGAGGAGCAAGGAGGGCACAGCCTGA
- a CDS encoding lipid-transfer protein, whose amino-acid sequence MSPEPLYILGAGMHPWGKWGRDFTEYGVVAARAALAEAGLNAQQIQFIAGADTIRNGYPGFIAGSTFAQKLGWNGVPVSSSYAACASGSQALQSARAQILAGFCDVALVIGADTTPKGAFAPVGGERKNDPDWQRFHLLGAMNPVYFALLARRRMDLYGATAEDFAQVKVKNSRHGLQNPNARYRKESAIEDVLASPVVSDPLRQLDICATSDGAAALIVASADFARKHLGSLEGVPSVRAISTVTPRYPQHLPELPDIATDSTAVVPAPERVFKDQILDAAYAEAGIGPEDVSLAEVYDLSTALELDWYEHLGLCAKGEGEQLLRSGATTIGGRVPVNPSGGLACFGEAIPAQAIAQVCELTWQLKGQATGRQVEGAKVGVTANQGLFGHGSSVIVAR is encoded by the coding sequence ATGAGTCCAGAGCCTTTGTACATCCTCGGCGCCGGTATGCATCCCTGGGGCAAATGGGGACGCGACTTCACCGAGTACGGCGTCGTCGCCGCCCGCGCCGCCCTGGCCGAGGCCGGGCTGAACGCGCAGCAGATCCAGTTCATCGCCGGCGCGGACACCATCCGCAACGGCTACCCCGGCTTCATCGCCGGGTCGACGTTCGCCCAGAAACTCGGCTGGAACGGCGTACCGGTCTCGTCGTCCTACGCGGCGTGTGCGTCGGGTTCCCAGGCACTGCAGAGCGCCCGCGCCCAGATCCTGGCCGGTTTCTGCGATGTCGCGCTGGTGATCGGCGCCGACACCACACCCAAGGGCGCGTTCGCGCCCGTCGGCGGCGAGCGTAAGAACGATCCGGACTGGCAGCGCTTCCACCTGCTCGGCGCGATGAACCCGGTCTACTTCGCCCTGCTGGCCCGGCGCCGGATGGATCTCTACGGCGCGACCGCCGAGGACTTCGCCCAGGTGAAGGTGAAGAACTCCCGGCACGGCCTGCAGAACCCGAATGCGCGCTACCGCAAGGAATCCGCGATCGAGGACGTTCTGGCCAGCCCGGTGGTCTCCGACCCACTGCGCCAGCTCGACATCTGCGCCACCTCCGACGGCGCGGCTGCGCTGATCGTGGCGAGCGCAGACTTCGCCCGCAAGCACCTCGGCTCACTCGAAGGTGTGCCGTCGGTCCGAGCCATCTCGACCGTGACCCCGCGCTACCCGCAGCACCTGCCCGAATTGCCCGACATCGCAACGGATTCCACCGCTGTCGTGCCGGCGCCGGAGCGGGTGTTCAAGGACCAGATTCTCGACGCGGCCTACGCCGAAGCGGGCATCGGCCCCGAGGACGTCAGCCTGGCCGAGGTCTACGACCTGTCCACCGCGCTCGAGCTGGACTGGTACGAGCACCTGGGCCTGTGCGCCAAGGGTGAAGGCGAGCAACTGCTGCGGTCTGGCGCCACCACCATCGGTGGCCGCGTCCCGGTCAACCCGTCGGGCGGCCTGGCCTGCTTCGGTGAGGCCATCCCGGCCCAGGCCATCGCGCAGGTGTGCGAGTTGACCTGGCAGCTCAAGGGTCAGGCCACCGGCCGGCAGGTCGAGGGTGCGAAGGTTGGCGTGACCGCCAACCAGGGCTTGTTCGGCCACGGTTCCTCGGTGATCGTCGCCCGGTAG
- a CDS encoding DUF167 domain-containing protein: MSETVVVRVKPGSRKGPLVEVDDDGALTIYVQERAVDGKANDAVTKLLAQHLGVPRSRVELISGATARLKRFRVS; this comes from the coding sequence GTGAGCGAAACCGTCGTCGTCCGCGTCAAGCCCGGCAGCCGCAAAGGCCCGCTGGTTGAGGTCGACGACGACGGAGCGCTCACCATCTACGTTCAAGAGCGTGCCGTCGACGGCAAGGCCAATGACGCCGTCACCAAACTGCTGGCCCAACATCTGGGTGTGCCGCGCAGTCGCGTGGAGTTGATCTCCGGAGCGACTGCGCGGCTCAAGCGTTTTCGGGTCAGCTGA
- a CDS encoding phosphotransferase, which yields MQPTRTAVLDRPEDLTCDWLTAALGAGQVSGFSFERIGTGQMSECYRVSLEYAAGPAEQAGGPASVVLKVAATDPSSRQTGLALGLYEREVRFYADIAPALAPGPVAPCYHAAIDTETGAFDLLLGDAVPAVVGDEIRGATAEQAAVALTELGRIHGSKAGAEALDRAEWLNREAPVNQALISGLYAAFVDRYAELITPEQRQVCERLVESFDAYLADEGAPQRPHGLVHGDYRLDNMLFGGPGADRALTVVDWQTVTRGPAFTDVAYFIGCALPVEQRRAHYDELLTAYHRALGPDSVLTLGQMREGVRRQSFFGVMMAIVSSMLVERTERGDQMFMTMLDRHCSHVLDTNALDVLAPPALPEPLVPAAEDEFAHTPTAEELWNESWYFDFVDTEAGVGGWVRLGLMPNQDTAWINVLFCGPGMPTVALNDFHAPPGDPTSVKGEGVELNLHPDEPLEIYRLTATGTGQAFDDPSALLRGESGEAVSVTLDLTWRTAGVPYQYRITPRYEIPCTVSGTVIIGDQTHTVDAVAGQRDHSWGVRDWWSMNWVWSAIHLDDGSHLHGVDIRIPGMPPIGIGYSQRADEPLVELQSVTADYSLGSDDLPVSTTLRLQPGDIEATVDIQGHGPVLLVAPDGRVSQFPRAWAKVRTADGRSGVGWLEWNRNIS from the coding sequence GTGCAACCGACTCGGACCGCCGTACTCGACCGCCCCGAAGACCTGACCTGTGACTGGCTGACCGCCGCCCTGGGCGCCGGCCAGGTCAGCGGATTCAGTTTCGAGCGGATCGGAACGGGCCAGATGAGCGAGTGCTACCGCGTGTCCCTGGAGTATGCGGCGGGTCCGGCCGAGCAGGCCGGCGGGCCGGCGTCGGTGGTGCTCAAGGTGGCCGCCACCGACCCCAGCAGCCGACAGACCGGACTGGCGTTGGGCCTCTACGAGCGCGAGGTCCGGTTCTATGCGGACATCGCTCCTGCTCTGGCACCCGGGCCGGTGGCGCCCTGCTACCACGCCGCGATCGACACGGAGACCGGCGCTTTCGACTTGTTGCTCGGTGATGCCGTGCCCGCTGTGGTCGGTGATGAGATCCGCGGTGCCACAGCCGAACAGGCCGCAGTGGCGCTCACCGAGCTGGGGCGCATCCACGGATCGAAGGCGGGCGCCGAGGCCTTGGACCGAGCCGAATGGCTCAACCGGGAGGCGCCGGTCAACCAGGCCCTCATCAGCGGCCTCTACGCAGCGTTCGTCGACCGCTATGCGGAGCTGATCACGCCGGAGCAGCGGCAGGTGTGCGAGCGTCTCGTCGAGAGCTTCGATGCCTACCTCGCCGACGAAGGCGCGCCGCAGCGGCCGCACGGTCTCGTACATGGCGACTACCGACTCGACAACATGCTGTTCGGCGGCCCGGGCGCGGACCGCGCATTGACGGTGGTCGACTGGCAGACGGTCACCCGGGGGCCGGCGTTCACCGACGTCGCCTATTTCATCGGCTGCGCTCTGCCCGTCGAGCAGCGCCGTGCCCACTACGACGAGTTACTGACCGCCTATCACCGGGCCCTCGGACCGGACTCGGTGTTGACACTCGGGCAGATGCGCGAGGGGGTGCGCCGGCAGAGTTTCTTCGGCGTGATGATGGCGATCGTCTCCTCGATGCTGGTGGAACGCACCGAACGCGGCGACCAGATGTTCATGACCATGCTCGACCGGCACTGCAGCCACGTCCTGGATACCAACGCGCTGGATGTGCTTGCGCCGCCGGCGCTTCCGGAACCGCTGGTGCCCGCGGCCGAGGACGAGTTCGCGCATACACCCACCGCCGAAGAGCTGTGGAACGAGAGCTGGTACTTCGACTTCGTCGACACCGAGGCGGGGGTGGGCGGCTGGGTCCGGCTGGGGCTGATGCCCAACCAGGACACCGCCTGGATCAATGTGCTGTTCTGCGGCCCGGGGATGCCGACCGTGGCGCTCAACGACTTTCACGCTCCGCCGGGTGATCCTACGTCGGTCAAGGGTGAGGGCGTCGAGTTGAACCTGCACCCGGACGAACCGCTCGAGATCTACCGCCTGACCGCCACGGGCACCGGCCAGGCTTTCGATGATCCGTCGGCCTTGCTGCGTGGCGAGTCCGGAGAGGCCGTCTCGGTGACACTGGACCTGACGTGGCGCACCGCGGGCGTTCCGTACCAGTACCGGATCACCCCGCGTTACGAGATCCCGTGCACGGTGTCGGGGACGGTGATCATCGGCGATCAGACCCATACCGTCGATGCCGTTGCGGGCCAGCGCGACCACTCGTGGGGTGTGCGGGACTGGTGGTCGATGAACTGGGTGTGGAGCGCCATCCACCTCGACGACGGAAGCCATTTGCACGGTGTGGACATCCGGATCCCGGGGATGCCACCGATCGGCATCGGCTATTCGCAGCGCGCGGATGAACCGCTCGTCGAATTGCAGTCGGTGACCGCCGACTACTCGCTCGGATCCGACGACCTGCCGGTGTCGACGACGCTGAGGCTTCAACCCGGTGACATCGAAGCGACGGTCGACATTCAGGGGCATGGACCGGTTTTGCTCGTGGCGCCCGACGGCCGCGTCAGCCAGTTCCCTCGCGCCTGGGCGAAGGTGCGTACCGCCGACGGACGCTCCGGTGTCGGCTGGCTGGAGTGGAACCGCAACATCAGCTGA